The following is a genomic window from Variovorax paradoxus.
CTTCGACGACCTCGATCCTGAAGGCCTGCTTTTCACCGTGCAGGGCACCGAGTGGGCGTATCACGAGAAGGCCTACCTGATGCTGCACAAGCCGGCGGGGACCGAGTGCTCGCAAAAGCCCTCGACCTACCCGAGCATCTACACGCTGCTGCCGTCGCCGCTGCGCCTTCGGCCCAACAAGGGCGCCGTGCAAGGGGTGCAGGCCATCGGCCGGCTCGACCAGGACACGACCGGGCTGCTGTTGCTGACGGACGACGGCCAGTTCATCCACAAGATGGGCTCGCCCAAGCACCATGTTCCCAAGGTCTACGAGGTCACGGCCAAGCACCCGGTGGACGCGGCGCAGATCGAGAAACTGCTGGCCGGCGTGGTGCTCGACGACGACCCGAAGCCGGTGCGCGCCGCCGCCTGCGAATCGGACAGCCCGCTGCACCTGCGGCTGACGCTCACCGAGGGCAAATACCACCAGGTCAAGCGCATGCTGGCTGCCGTGGGTAACCGGGTCGAGGGGCTGCACCGGTCGCGCATCGGCCAACTGGCGCTGCCCGAAGACCTGGCACCCGGCCAATGGCGATGGCTGACCGCTGAACAAGTCGCGGCATTGCGTGCAAAAACAACGGTATAGCCCTCGCGAGCACTGCCGGTCAGCCGGCAGTAGGGTCTGGCCGTTGATAATCGAAAGCACTCTTTCGGAACTTTCCCTTGCGATTCCTTGCCCGACCGAACGGCCGCCTTGCGGCCTGCCTGTTTTCTTGCCTCACGGTCTGGGTGGCACAAGCCGCCGCCGCGGCGCCCGCAGAACCCCTGCCCATCTTCGTGCTCAATTCGCTCGACGCCAGCGTCAGCGTCATCAATCCGGCCGACTGGACTGAAAAGCAGCGCATTGCCACCGGCAAGGAGCCGCACCACATCTACATGACGCCCGACGAAAAGTCGGTCATCGTGGCCAATTCGGCGGGCGATTCCCTGACTTTCCTCAACCCGAGAACGGCCGAAGTGCAGCGCGTGGTCTACGGCATCATCGATCCGTACCAACTGCAGTTCTCGCGCGACATGAAGTGGTTCGTCACGGCTGCCAACCGGCTCAATCACGTCGACATCTACCGTTGGGACGGCAAGGACCTGAAGCTCGCCAAGCGCATTGCCACGGGCAAGACGCCCAGCCACATCTGGATCGACAACACCAGCACCGTCGCCTACGTGACCATGCAAGACAGCGACGAGCTCATCGCGGTCGACCTGCCGACACAAACCGTTCGCTGGCGCATGGCCACCGGCGCCATGCCGGCAGACATCTACGGCGCGCACAACGACAAGACCCTGCTCGTGGGCCTCACCGGCAGCGACGGCGTGCAGGTGTTCGACGTGGCGGGCGCCGAGCCGAAGCTGGTCGGCAAAATCCCGACCGGCAAAGGCGCCCACGCCTTTCGTTCGGCCGGCGACGGCAAGAGCGTCTTCGTGAGCAACCGCGTGGCCAACACCATCAGCCGGATCGACCTGGCAACGCTCAAGGTCAGCGCCACCTACGCCGTGCCGGGCGGTCCCGACTGCATGGACGTGTCTGCCGACGGCAAGACGCTGTATGTCACCTCGCGCTGGGCCAAGAAGCTCAGCGTGGTTGACCTGGAGAGCCAGAAGGTCGTGCGCCAGGTCAATGTCGGCCGTTCGCCGCACGGCGTCTGGACCCTCGCCCATGCGAAGAGAATCTGAGCGGTTGCCATCGGCAGGCCGCAAAAGCCGGCTCCGCAGCGTTTCCGGCGTGGTCTTCGCGGCCGCCTTTGCCGCCATCCCCGCGGCCTGGGCTCAAAGCGCATCTTGCGAAAAGCCCGTCTATCTGACCCTCGACACTGGCCACATGGGCATTGCACCGCTTGTGGCCGATGTGCTCAAGCGCCAGAACGTGCGCGTCACCTTCTTTGCCGCGGCCGAGCGCACGCAGACCGACGGCGACAGCCTCGACAGCCAGTGGGCGCCGTGGTGGAAGGCAAGGGCGGCCGAGGGCCACGAGTTTGCCTCGCACACCTACGACCACGCCTACTGGCGCGGAGACCTCAAGGGTGAGGCGACCAGCTTCCGCATCAAGCCGTCGGCGGGTGCATTCGCTGGCCGCGAGTTCACCTGGAGCGCGGCCGAATACTGCGCCAACATCAGCAAGGCTTCCGAGCGCCTGGCCCTCATTACCGGCAAGAAGCCGCTGCCGCTGTACCGTGCGCCGGGCGGCAAGACGTCGCCCCGGCTGCTGGCTGCGGCCAAGGCTTGCGGATTCGAGCATGTGGGTTGGTCGCCGGCCGGTTTTCTGGGCGACGAGCTGCCGAGCGAGACGTTCAGCAACGAAAAGCTCCTGGCCCAGGCGCTGGAGACCATCCGACCCGGCGACATCCTGCTTGCGCATCTGGGCATCTGGTCGCGCAAGGACCCCTGGGCGCCGGCCAATCTCGAGCCGCTGATCGTCGGTCTCAAGGCCAAGGGCTTCTGCTTCGAGACTCTGCGCCAGCATCCGCAATACCGCGCCTGGATCGCGTCCCACCCTTGAGGCAGTCGTCGTGATCGATTGGTTGACGGATACCTTTTCGGCGCTGCAGGGCTGGTTCTTCGAGACGCTGATCCAGCCGCTGGTGTTCGCGGTCGGCCTCGGCGGCTGGACCGAAGACGCCTTCACCGCCACCGGTTGGCTGCTGGTCGGGTTCATTCAGGT
Proteins encoded in this region:
- a CDS encoding polysaccharide deacetylase family protein encodes the protein MRRESERLPSAGRKSRLRSVSGVVFAAAFAAIPAAWAQSASCEKPVYLTLDTGHMGIAPLVADVLKRQNVRVTFFAAAERTQTDGDSLDSQWAPWWKARAAEGHEFASHTYDHAYWRGDLKGEATSFRIKPSAGAFAGREFTWSAAEYCANISKASERLALITGKKPLPLYRAPGGKTSPRLLAAAKACGFEHVGWSPAGFLGDELPSETFSNEKLLAQALETIRPGDILLAHLGIWSRKDPWAPANLEPLIVGLKAKGFCFETLRQHPQYRAWIASHP
- a CDS encoding pseudouridine synthase, producing the protein MHLQDILYSQGFGTRRVCAGLIQQGHVTIGGKTADDPFDDLDPEGLLFTVQGTEWAYHEKAYLMLHKPAGTECSQKPSTYPSIYTLLPSPLRLRPNKGAVQGVQAIGRLDQDTTGLLLLTDDGQFIHKMGSPKHHVPKVYEVTAKHPVDAAQIEKLLAGVVLDDDPKPVRAAACESDSPLHLRLTLTEGKYHQVKRMLAAVGNRVEGLHRSRIGQLALPEDLAPGQWRWLTAEQVAALRAKTTV
- a CDS encoding YncE family protein, translating into MRFLARPNGRLAACLFSCLTVWVAQAAAAAPAEPLPIFVLNSLDASVSVINPADWTEKQRIATGKEPHHIYMTPDEKSVIVANSAGDSLTFLNPRTAEVQRVVYGIIDPYQLQFSRDMKWFVTAANRLNHVDIYRWDGKDLKLAKRIATGKTPSHIWIDNTSTVAYVTMQDSDELIAVDLPTQTVRWRMATGAMPADIYGAHNDKTLLVGLTGSDGVQVFDVAGAEPKLVGKIPTGKGAHAFRSAGDGKSVFVSNRVANTISRIDLATLKVSATYAVPGGPDCMDVSADGKTLYVTSRWAKKLSVVDLESQKVVRQVNVGRSPHGVWTLAHAKRI